The Arachis hypogaea cultivar Tifrunner chromosome 16, arahy.Tifrunner.gnm2.J5K5, whole genome shotgun sequence genome contains a region encoding:
- the LOC112758069 gene encoding gibberellin-regulated protein 1 — MALSKLLLASLLASLLIIQLVHADHQAYQQTQGSLQQIDCSGACAARCRLSSRPNLCRRACGTCCQRCNCVPPGTAGNQEVCPCYASLTTHGGRRKCP, encoded by the exons ATGGCTCTCTCTAAGCTTCTACTTGCTTCCcttcttgcttctcttctcatcATTCAACTTGTTCATGCCGATCACCAG GCATACCAACAAACGCAGGGTTCTCTTCAGCAGATAG ACTGTAGCGGAGCATGTGCTGCAAGGTGTCGGTTATCATCTCGTCCAAACCTCTGCCGCAGAGCCTGTGGAACTTGCTGCCAGCGTTGTAACTGCGTGCCGCCGGGCACCGCCGGCAACCAGGAAGTGTGTCCTTGCTATGCTAGCTTGACCACTCACGGTGGCAGGCGCAAGTGCCCTTAA
- the LOC112754447 gene encoding gibberellin-regulated protein 11: MAISRTLLAAILISILILQIVESATIDCDSECKRRCALSSRPNLCERACGTCCNRCNCVPSGTSGHYEECPCYANQTTHGGVHKCP, translated from the exons ATGGCCATCTCCAGAACTCTTCTTGCCGCAATCCTTATTTCTATCCTCATTCTTCAGATAGTTGAGTCAGCAACAATCG ATTGTGATAGTGAATGCAAGAGGAGGTGTGCATTATCATCAAGGCCGAACCTATGTGAGAGAGCTTGCGGCACTTGCTGTAACCGCTGCAATTGTGTGCCGTCGGGCACTTCCGGCCACTACGAGGAGTGCCCTTGTTATGCCAATCAAACCACCCATGGCGGCGTACACAAATGtccttaa